GAGCCGGCTTCGCTCAGGAGAGTGCGGCGACGAGACGGTCCACGGAGCGGCTGAGGCCCCACTTCTCCTGGAGCGCGCGGACGCGGTCCGGGTCGGCGGGGGCGTTCGGCAGCACGTCGTCGCGGTCCAGGCTGACTGGGGCGTCGACGGCGACGCGGACCACCCGGGGGGCCACGGCGAGGTAGTCGCGGGCCGCCTCCAGCTTGCCGCGTGAGCGCGCCGGGATGCGGGTGTCGGCCGGATCGTCGAGCGCGGCGAGCATGTCCTCCACCGAGCCCACCGCGGTGACCAGGCCGGCCGCGGTCTTCTCGCCGATGCCCGCGACGCCGGGCAGGCCGTCGGAGGGGTCGCCGCGCAGCGCGGCCATGTCCGCGTACGCCGGGCCCGCCCGGTCCACCGGAAGGCCGTAGCGCGCGGCCAGCTCCACCGGGCCGTAGATCTCCGCCTTCGCGATGCCCTTGCCGGTGTACATCACCCGCACCGGGGTCGGCTCCTCGCGGACGAGCTGGAACAGGTCGCGGTCGCCGGTCACCACCTCCACCGGATCGCGGTCCTCGGCCGTGGCCAGCGCGCCGATCACGTCGTCGGCCTCGTAGCCCGCCGCCTCCGCGGTGGCGATGCCCAGCGCGTCCAGCAGCTCCAGGATCACCGGGACCTGCGGGGTGAGGGTGTCCGGTACCTCCTCGGCGTCGGCCCCGGGACCGGTCGCCGCCTCCGCGACGCGGTGCGCCTTGTAGGAGGGCAGCGCCTCGACCCGGAAGGCGGGCCGCCAGTCCGCGTCCAGGCAGGCCACCAGCCGGGACGGCCGCCGGTCGGTGATGATCTTGGCGACCATGTCGGCGAAGCCGCGCACGGCGTTGACCGGGGTGCCGTCCGGCGCCGTCATCGACTCGGGCAGCGCGTAGAAGGCACGGAACCACAGGCTCGCGGAGTCGAGCAGCACCAGCGGAGTCGTCACGGCGCACAGCCTGCCACCGCCCCCTGACACCCGCTCGTGAGGGAGGTCTCCTTGCGCGTTTTACAATATGGTCATATTGTAAAAACATGCCCAAGGTGATCGACCACGAACTCCGGCGCAGGCAGGTGGTGGACGCGCTGCTGCGGCTCACCGCCGAGCGCGGGCTGGACGAGGTCAGCGTCGCCAAGGTGGCCGCGGCCGCCGGGGTGTCGGTCGGCCTGGTGCAGCACTACTTCGCGAACAAGGACGAGATGCTGCTGCTGGCCTTCCACACCATCGACGAGCGCTTCGACGAGCGCCTGCGGGCGTGGCTGGAGACCGCAGGCGGCGCGCCGGAGGACGTGCCCGTGCGGTCGCTGGTCCGCGAGGTGCTGCTGCAGCTGATGCCGCTGGACCAGGAGCGGGCCGACGAGGTGCGGGTCTGGCTGGCCTTCTGCGCGCGCAGCGTGGGCACGCCGCAGCTGGCCAAGGTCTACGAGACGGCCATGCTGCGGCGCGTGGAACAGATGTCCGACGCCGTGCGGCGCGGACAGGAGGCCGGGGAGATCCCAGCGGGCCTCGATCCCTCCGCCGAGGCGCTGCAGCTGCTCGCCTTCGCCGAGGGGCTGGCCCAGCAGGCGTTGCTCGCCTCCGGGCACATCGCGGCCGAACTGGTCGTCGACGCGGTCGACGTGCAGCTCGGGCGCGTGTTCTTGTCGTCAGTCACAGGGGAGAACGCATGATCTACGCGGCCATCATCGGAGCCGAGATCGGGTTCTGGTTATTCATCGCGCTCGGCCTGATTTCCCGCTACGTCCTGAAGAAGCCGAAGCTCGGCGTCTTCTTCCTGATCTGCACCCCGCTGACGGACCTGTTCCTGCTGGCCGTCGCGGGCTACGACCTGGCGGCGGGCGGCAAGGCCGAGTTCCACCACGCGATCGCCGCGCTCTACCTCGGCATCTCGGTGGTCTTCGGGCACCGGATGATCCGCTGGGCCGACGAGCGGGTGAACCACCGCTTCGCGGGCGGCCCGCCGCCGCGCAGGAAGCCGCAGTACGGCCGCGAGCACGCGCGGTACGAGCGCCGCGGGTGGTTCCAGCACCTGGGTGCCTGGGCGCTGGGCTGCAGCCTGCTCGTCGGCGGCCTGTGGCTGGCCGACTGGGACCTGGCCCGGGCCGACGCGCTGGTCCAGGTCGCCAGGATCTGGACGATCGTGATGCTCGCCGACGGCGTCTTCTCGCTCTCCTACACCTTCAAGCCCAAGCCCGAGCCGAGCAGGCCGGAGGTCTCGCTCTCCCGCCGCTAGCGCCGCGAACGCCGCCAACCGCCCCCGACCCACCGAGCTCGACGGGTCGGGGGCGGTTGGCGACCGCGGGGACGGTTGGGACGGTGAGGACGTACCAACCTGGACGGGTCTGGACAGGGCCACTCGGTCGTGTGCTCTCGTCCGCGCCGTGTAACCAAGAGGCGGACGAGAGCTATCTGGCGGGTTGGCAACTACTCTGATCGGATTACTACGGTTACGACTACCGATCGCTTTCGGTAACTGATTTGCCAAGAACCCATTGCAAAGGCTCCTTGGCGAACTAGCTTTCCGCGGGTGCCGACAACGACCGATTCCACGCGGCAGGGGCAGCCACTCGACGCCCGCAGCCTCCGGGGGCTCGCGCATCCGCTGCGCCTGCGCATCCTGGGGCTGCTCCGCGAGGACGGCCCGGCCACCGCGTCGGGGCTCGCCGCCCGTCTCGGCGAGAGCTCCGGCAGCACCAGCTGGCACCTGCGCCAGCTGGCCGAGTACGGGTTCATCGAGGAGGACCCGGACCGCGGCAACCGGCGCGACCGCTGGTGGCGCGCCCGCCACGAGGTGACCGTCTTCGACAAGGCGCAGTTCCTCGACGACCCCGACTCCTGGGGCGCGTTGCAGGTGCTGATGCACGAGGTGGTCAACCGCGACTTCGGCCATGCCGCCGCGTTCGTCGCCGCCGTGGAGTCCTGGCGCCGCGAATGGGTGTGCGCCGCGACCCTGTCCGACTGGGACCTGCGGCTCACCGCACCGGAACTGACCCGGCTCGTCGAGGAGCTGGGTGCCGTCATCGAGCGCTACCGCAGGCCACGGGCCGAGGGGGACGAGGCGGTCCGGGTGCAGCTGCAGGCGTTTCCCCGCAACCGCCATGAGGAGCAGCAGCCTTGACCCTTGCCGAACCCGCCCCGCTGCCGCGAGCCGGAGTCCGGGCGTTCCCGGCACCGGCCCCCGTGCGGACCAGGGGGCCGCTCGCCGCGGTGCTCGTCGCGAACGCGGTGTCCGGGTGCGGGACGACCATGA
The window above is part of the Allokutzneria albata genome. Proteins encoded here:
- a CDS encoding TetR/AcrR family transcriptional regulator; the encoded protein is MPKVIDHELRRRQVVDALLRLTAERGLDEVSVAKVAAAAGVSVGLVQHYFANKDEMLLLAFHTIDERFDERLRAWLETAGGAPEDVPVRSLVREVLLQLMPLDQERADEVRVWLAFCARSVGTPQLAKVYETAMLRRVEQMSDAVRRGQEAGEIPAGLDPSAEALQLLAFAEGLAQQALLASGHIAAELVVDAVDVQLGRVFLSSVTGENA
- a CDS encoding 5'-3' exonuclease, with translation MTTPLVLLDSASLWFRAFYALPESMTAPDGTPVNAVRGFADMVAKIITDRRPSRLVACLDADWRPAFRVEALPSYKAHRVAEAATGPGADAEEVPDTLTPQVPVILELLDALGIATAEAAGYEADDVIGALATAEDRDPVEVVTGDRDLFQLVREEPTPVRVMYTGKGIAKAEIYGPVELAARYGLPVDRAGPAYADMAALRGDPSDGLPGVAGIGEKTAAGLVTAVGSVEDMLAALDDPADTRIPARSRGKLEAARDYLAVAPRVVRVAVDAPVSLDRDDVLPNAPADPDRVRALQEKWGLSRSVDRLVAALS
- a CDS encoding winged helix-turn-helix domain-containing protein, which produces MPTTTDSTRQGQPLDARSLRGLAHPLRLRILGLLREDGPATASGLAARLGESSGSTSWHLRQLAEYGFIEEDPDRGNRRDRWWRARHEVTVFDKAQFLDDPDSWGALQVLMHEVVNRDFGHAAAFVAAVESWRREWVCAATLSDWDLRLTAPELTRLVEELGAVIERYRRPRAEGDEAVRVQLQAFPRNRHEEQQP